A single genomic interval of Eleutherodactylus coqui strain aEleCoq1 chromosome 3, aEleCoq1.hap1, whole genome shotgun sequence harbors:
- the LOC136621066 gene encoding protein shisa-4-like: MAQTRAIPLLAALCLLCISKVLANSCAPYVDEKLKLVPYQDCGDIFTCGGTCTNRYCILLGQLDQTHISCLVNNLYVIIGVSIVILLSVVGGIVACCCKCCCFACSLCSRDSII, encoded by the exons ATGGCACAAACACGGGCTATTCCTCTGTTGGCTGCACTGTGCCTCCTGTGCATTTCAAAAG TGCTTGCTAACAGCTGTGCTCCATATGTGGATGAGaaacttaaactggtcccgtaTCAAGATTGTGGAGATATATTTACCTGCGGTGGAACTTGCACAAACAGATACTGCATTTTACTAGGACAACTAGATCAAACCCACATCTCCTGTCTTGTGAACAA CCTTTATGTCATCATTGGAGTAAGCATCGTTATCTTGCTATCTGTGGTTGGTGGCATCGTTGCATGTTGCTGTAAATGTTGCTGTTTTGCCTGCTCGTTATGCTCACGTGACT CTATAATCTAA